In Caretta caretta isolate rCarCar2 chromosome 15, rCarCar1.hap1, whole genome shotgun sequence, the genomic stretch ttgtttttaaaatacatcactAAACCAGCTCTCTTGCTGCTGAAACACGTAGGTTGGACTGTATTACCCTGGCTATCACACAAGTGAACACGACTGCCTGGGGTGGTATGCCCAGGAGGAGCAGCTTTGAGAACATGGAGGAGCAGAGGACATTAATAAAGCCACAGACCTCTTGCTGACACATTTTCCATCAACAAGCGTGGCTGGTGGCCTAAGGCCATCTTTCAGCTACACACATGCCAAGCATGCCTTGGCAAACATTTCAATTGATAAGAGTTCATATTCACTGTCTGGATCTCCATTGTATAGCCTTCCCATACCATGGATTTGGTTCCCCCAATAATGAGCCTGAACCTGTGATGTACTGAGCATcttctgcaaggtgctaagcaccctcaactcccactgaagtcaatgggaccagacAGTGCATGACAGCttacaggatcagaccccaagGAATCTACTCTCTTCAATGCATATGCATAACTCCAAAAGCAAAATTGAAGATGCACATGAAGACAAGACTCCTAATTTTGGAAACACTCTAATCCACTTCCAGCATTCACAGTAAATAAATAATTCTGCTTCTGATGTGGCCAATTTGTAGAGAGaggccttttttgttttgttttctaaaaagcCATCTAACAAAACTCCCACAAATCAGCCACTACCTATAAAAAAGGTATGATCTCAAATTTTAGAAAACAGAGTAACGCCCAAAAAGCAATTCCTCATTTTGATGACTTGCACGTTTTATCTTCACATTTCTAATAAGCACCAACCCAGTTCATAAAAATCCAGCTCCATTTGGATTGGAGTTATGTCTCTCTGAAGAAGAGAGCCAGATTGATCATTCAATCCCATTATTACAGTGTATTTTGGTGCTTTTGTTGCCAACAAGGGGCATTGCGCTGGAAAAACGACTCCTAGCACAGACTAGTTAATGATACTAGCAATGCTTCATTCATGAAAAGGTCCTTGGTCAGTCAGTACTAGGTTTAAAAAGGCTGACAAGTAGTCGAATCATGACTTGAGAGTTAGAACATATGACACATCTGTCACCTTCAAGCTAAAGAGTTGATATCTCCCCCTTTAAAACAGGATATGAAATTTCATTGCAAAAGCAGGAGCACAACCCAAGAGATTCAGATTtgatttcttccctcccccccttataAAATATGCATAAGTCTTTGACTGCATGCTCAGGAAGCACTGATCAATCTATTTGCAAAAATGTACAAAACTGAACAATAAAAAAGTTTCAGTAATCTGCGACCATCTGTTCAAGCCTGTCTGGAAACCTGTAACAGATATTTAAATACTACAGCACAAAAGgtgtttaaacaattttaaaacacCAGAAGCAATCCATTAAGATAGCCgtgtttttataaaaaaaaaaccaccaactcTCTTCAACGGTGCTCAGTCCGAAGAAGGATGGATTAGTGTTTCAGCCATGGATGAgcttcaatggaagctttgcTCCTGTCTCCATAATCATACAATAGTTCTTCACCCACTTTAATGTCTCGCGAGGCTATCAGTATGAGATGAGGTACGCCGTCAATATCATGAAGCTTTGTTTGACAATTGCCACATTTGCTGTGATTAATCAGCCTTCCCAGACGATTAGTCTCTTTTGTAGCATCGACACTGAAAGAACAAACACAGATTGTAAGATTTCTGCACAGCACACACAAGTCACGCTCTCACTACTAGAAGAGGTTAAATCTGCACTGAAAATCAAGAGATGAAAGAAATTGTGTGCAGTCAGCACAAGGCttgaaaacagacaaaaaaaaatactaaagatCCTGATGCCACTACTGCCCTGATAGGCAGAACAAGCTTAGCCAAACTGCTCTTGCAAATCTAATTACCACAAGTCAACCCCCCACGGCATACGTGCATCACAACTTTACGTCTTTCAACTCAACCATGGATTTCTTCTAGAACTGACATCTTAGAGTCATTTACTGAGCTTTTTGTAGAGCCCTTTCTTCTCTAGATGTTGCTTCCTCCCCATTAGCAGCCATCAAGCAACCACCCAGAAGGGCCTGCAGTCTTACACACAGCTTCCTCAGAAGGTAAGGTGGAAGGTATGTATTGTGCCAGCCAGGAAAAGGATGCACAGCTACCAATAAAGACCCCTGCTCCTTTAAGACTGGATACACTTAAGTGTCCAACACATGCTCAGTCTCCACTGACCTGGGAATATTCCCAAAGTTGGTCCACACGTTGCTATGCCACAGCATCTACCTGAAGATGTATAGTGCCTATCACTATAGCATCTCAACTTAGGTGTCACTGGGACAGCATAGTAGAAGTCAGACCGTTACAATCTAGAATTGTCAAACATATTTAATATGTAGGACTGTTACAAGACGACTTAAATTCCAATATTTAATAGATCCTAGTTACTGATTTAATCAGCTGCAGCAATTTTAAGAAATCATGGTATATTACTACTCTTCAATTCTTGACCTGTTTTTACAAGCAAAAATCCAGCCTGGTGAGGAAGGTTAACATATAGAGGTAAATAAAGCTAGTCAGAAAGCCAGATTCTTAGCTCTGCTGCTGGTCTATGAACCTCAAATCCCAGATCTATCCACTAAAACATATGGTCTCTTAATTCCAATTTCACTCATTATAACCAGAAGAGATGATGCCCAGCATGTAGTTTTGAACGTTTAAGCAATAGGAGTGAAAAAATGTAttcaaataaaaagcaaatatctCAAGGTAAATCTTGAGCTTGAAACTTTTACACTTTGCAGGAAAACTGAAAGATCTGGCACCTTCAAAGCTTCATCCACTTATTCCATTATTATATTCCTTATataaaaagaactttaaaaaaaacacaatcaAAAGCTTACCAGTACATTTTGCTTAAATACTGAAAATAGTACATATAGCAGCCTGTGGATGGATCTTGGGCATACACAGCTTCTCGCTTTTTAGCATCCATGATCTCTATGAGATCCCCATGATATTCTACCACAAATTCTCCTCGACTGAAGTGTCTGGTAGCAATTACCCCTCTCCCTTTACCATCAATGAAATCAATCTGTCAAGGAGAAAAGGAGCTCAGTTAGCAAAGCTGCAAAATATTTGAACTGTTTCAAGTAAATCTATTTCCTACCTATCTGGGGGAAAGGGAACCTACAAGGATTTGTCGTTGAGACGTTAGCACCAATATTAGAGTGTGGCACATATGAACAAGTATTTTAGATAGCAAGATATGGCAACATATTGCACACCTTTAGGGGAGATACATGGGATGAACTTAGGGATGCAGATCACCAGATATTTAGATAGACTGTTTCCTAGATAAAAAAGACCAATGTCAACCGGACAGTAAATGCAGAAAAGTGGGATTAGTCCTCTTTTTATAgcaattatttgttttctttgagCAGTGGGGGTGGAGTTAGTCTTTCCATTGCAGACTAGGAGATACCCTCAGTGTCCAATTTGGCTGCAACACAAAATAACAGTTAGAGATGCAGAAAGGTCTATCATGGAAGCTAGTCTAGTCCAGAGCCAATATAGTCTTGTTCCCTACAACATATTCTCTATTTTATTATCTAATCCATCACTTCATTGGATCACTATTCCACTGCCTAACACACACAAGGGAAGTTTTTCTGCTACTAGCACAGAAGTTTGCTTATTAATTCGAACACATCACTTTTCGATGTAGCCTTTCAAATACCCTAAATGATTTTTTCAAACATTAAAGACTGAGCAGCCTCAGGAATTCTGATCAGATAATATGAAGTCTAgaaattaagttttagtttcccccacacacaccagtttAGCAGGGACAAGAAGTACACTCTTACTTCTGAAAGGGAAAAACAGCAACAAGACCCCGCAAGCAGTGAGTAGACTTAACTTCAGTAATTGTGATACTAGCTAATAAACGGATAGTGGCTCTCCTATCAGGACACTCCCATTCAATGCCACATGGAAAAGCCTACGTATGCTGTTCAGTGACATACCAATAAACTTTTACCATACAGATGCCGCGTCATGCTATTTAAGCTGGTGTTGCAGTTACCTTCATTCCTTCTTCTTTCCCACTTTCAATTAATTCATCTATTCTCCTCTTTTCCtcagtctgcaaaaagaaaaacccaTAGTATTGCTACTAGGATTTCTGCAGGGTTTTTTAAGCTAAGTGTTTTAGGAAGGTGTTTATCCGGTAATCTCACTTTTCTAAGCACTCTGTGCTGCTCTATTTAGAGTTCAAGCATGTCAGTTTTGTCAGAAATATTACAACATTGCAAAGAAAATTTCAAATTGCGCTCCAGGAATGTGCAGTTTTTCCTATATGAGCAGCTGGAAGGCATCATAAAGAAATCCAAATTTAGGTTTTGCTGTTTATGAGGAAGTGTTACTTTACATAGTTATACTGTGCATTTGTTATTTGCTCTTTACCTGAGATCTATCCTAGACAGTACTTCGGAGATTACAAGTACCTGCATTCATCCTACGAAGTTTTCATTTGACTAGCAGTATGGAAAACTGCCAGGATTCGATGGGTTATACAAAAAGCACTACCTGCAATTCAGTTTTGCTCTTCCGGGAACTTCTTCTAACAGGGTAATAGTCTGTCACTTTTCGATTCTGTGAGGTTTTTCCTTGCGCTCTGAGGGATAAGGAAAAGATACATAAATACTTCAGCTTTTCTGGCCTCACTGTCCTAACCCAAAAAGGTCAAGAAGCTTTTCCTTCCAAGACAGTGATTTGAGAGATGGCTGGTCAgaactaaagatttttttttttaatctgcaccCTTCATTCTGATACAACGCCTTGTACACCTCCATGCTTCCCCACCTGGCCTCATTACCAGTACTTCAGCTCAAACTCTTGAGATGAGAAAAAAAAGCAGGTATTTCTTGAAGTGTAGAGAATTAGCTCAAATTACTATTATAATATACTATTATATTATACTGTGTGTCTCTCAACCTAAGATGCTCTAGAATTTCCATCATTAAAGCTGCTCCATGGTTGGCTGCAGTGGGAGATGGAAGCATCCATCATATGGTGAAACCTTGGCTTATGCTACTCATGCAAAAGTGAGCTTAGATACCAGCTCAGCCATCAGACCACTAGCTATAAAG encodes the following:
- the KMT5A gene encoding N-lysine methyltransferase KMT5A isoform X3, encoding MAKGKTMSKPREGKAEAATAPESTERRGPGRPRMNGENVFLGQSKIYTYLSPNKSPGARPPLQEENSVMHHEVKCQGKTLNETCKRGDGKKRTVNTIEGAIKPEDQNDKESGCNSSASLPNQKQEAAETQKSMPLPSDSTDAANAKQAQKKVVKAKPGPRRKAQGKTSQNRKVTDYYPVRRSSRKSKTELQIDFIDGKGRGVIATRHFSRGEFVVEYHGDLIEIMDAKKREAVYAQDPSTGCYMYYFQYLSKMYCVDATKETNRLGRLINHSKCGNCQTKLHDIDGVPHLILIASRDIKVGEELLYDYGDRSKASIEAHPWLKH
- the KMT5A gene encoding N-lysine methyltransferase KMT5A isoform X1, with translation MAKGKTMSKPREGKAEAATAPESTERRGPGRPRMNGENVFLGQSKIYTYLSPNKSPGARPPLQEENSVMHHEVKCQGKTLNETCKRGDGKKRTVNTIEGAIKPEDQNDKESGCNSSASLPNQKQEAAETQKSMPLPSDSTDAANAKQAQKKVVKAKPGPRRKAQGKTSQNRKVTDYYPVRRSSRKSKTELQTEEKRRIDELIESGKEEGMKIDFIDGKGRGVIATRHFSRGEFVVEYHGDLIEIMDAKKREAVYAQDPSTGCYMYYFQYLSKMYCVDATKETNRLGRLINHSKCGNCQTKLHDIDGVPHLILIASRDIKVGEELLYDYGDRSKASIEAHPWLKH
- the KMT5A gene encoding N-lysine methyltransferase KMT5A isoform X2 produces the protein MSKPREGKAEAATAPESTERRGPGRPRMNGENVFLGQSKIYTYLSPNKSPGARPPLQEENSVMHHEVKCQGKTLNETCKRGDGKKRTVNTIEGAIKPEDQNDKESGCNSSASLPNQKQEAAETQKSMPLPSDSTDAANAKQAQKKVVKAKPGPRRKAQGKTSQNRKVTDYYPVRRSSRKSKTELQTEEKRRIDELIESGKEEGMKIDFIDGKGRGVIATRHFSRGEFVVEYHGDLIEIMDAKKREAVYAQDPSTGCYMYYFQYLSKMYCVDATKETNRLGRLINHSKCGNCQTKLHDIDGVPHLILIASRDIKVGEELLYDYGDRSKASIEAHPWLKH
- the KMT5A gene encoding N-lysine methyltransferase KMT5A isoform X4 produces the protein MHHEVKCQGKTLNETCKRGDGKKRTVNTIEGAIKPEDQNDKESGCNSSASLPNQKQEAAETQKSMPLPSDSTDAANAKQAQKKVVKAKPGPRRKAQGKTSQNRKVTDYYPVRRSSRKSKTELQTEEKRRIDELIESGKEEGMKIDFIDGKGRGVIATRHFSRGEFVVEYHGDLIEIMDAKKREAVYAQDPSTGCYMYYFQYLSKMYCVDATKETNRLGRLINHSKCGNCQTKLHDIDGVPHLILIASRDIKVGEELLYDYGDRSKASIEAHPWLKH